DNA from Coffea arabica cultivar ET-39 chromosome 10c, Coffea Arabica ET-39 HiFi, whole genome shotgun sequence:
TCTGCTATCAGCTCACACAGTGATCCTGTTGATGATAGCAACTTCATTGAGGCTAAAGATACTAAGAAGAGCCGTAAAAAATCTGCTAAATCTAAGGGTGCTGGATCAAAGGTTTCAATTCCTACTGCTGTGTCAGATGTGTCAGTGGGGTCAAGTCCCATTGAGAAAAGTAAAAATTCTCGTCACCAAGAGAAGGAACTATTACCAGCAATTCCTTTGGGCCCTTCCTTGGGAGATTTTGTTGTCTGGAAGGGGGAGTCTACAAGTTCTTCCGCGGGTCCTGCATGGTCTACTGACTCTGGAAAGCTCCCAAAACCTGCATCATTGAGGGACATTCAAAAGGAACAGGGAAAAAAGGTCCCCTCACCACAGATCCCAGTGCCTACATCACAGAAGTCTGCACCAAGTCAGCTTGCACGGGGAGGTGGTTCTTCACGGTCAGCTTCTGCATCTTCTCCAGCCAAGGCTGCATCTCCTGTTCAAATCAATGCTCAAGGTCCTCTTTCAAAGCATAAAGCTGAGGATGATTTGTTCTGGGGGCCCGTGGAGCAACCCAAGCAAGAGTCAAAGCTGTATGATCCTTTaacttgctttttctttctaaaTTCTAGTGTATTCATGAGTGTTTACTTTCATTCATCATTCGTGGTTACCAATTTTTTAGATACTATGCAAATGTCATATCGAGTATTTAGTGATCAGCCTAATTTAATATTGTATTGGACATAGTTTTTAACTGCATGATTTCTAgatctttttattattttaaaattcttATTCTTCCCCTGCATCTGGATGATGTTATGATGTATAATGGTCCTCTCAGGTATATTAGTTGTTTCAACATATAAATTTTAAGTTTGTAATCTGATAGACGGTTCTTAACAGCTAAATTGCTAATTTTTACTTATTCAAAAGTTCTTTCCCTGCCTCTGCTTCTTATAGCATGGTGTATAATGGTCCCCCTGGGCATTTAATTGTTTAACGAAACAACATTGCATAATTGTTGCCATCTCAACATGTTATTTCAAATTTCTTGTGTTACTCAAATGTTTGTTCAACTTTTAAACAAGAAAGACACAGCAAGTTTATAGGATTTTGGTTCAGTTCATGTATTGCAGAGTCCTTTGTGAGAAGCTGCAGTTGCGAATGCACTGTGCTAAGAGTTTTACCTTACAGTTAAGTAGCAAGCTTGGTAATAACAGTGTCAGTTGTTTGCCAGATGTTTGTGTCATCTATGTTAGAAAAATTTCTCTAGCAGTAGGTGGTTGCTTTCCATTCGGGATAGTATTCCTTCGCTCTTTGGGATAATGCTTGTGTACTGCATTGGTGAATTTGTTTTGGGAGTGGGGGGCAGTTAAAAATCATGGAAGATTGCTGAAACAATGTGATACCCGTCATCTGTAGCTCTTTCTTCTCAAATTCACATTTAACTTGATGTGCTTGTGACAGCATGCCTTTCGGTTTCTGTGATGTACTGAGATTTCTGCTCTTTTGGGCTGGGAGTTGAGAAGAAACAGACATGAAGATGTGATTCATTGACTTAACTTATCAGCATTTTTCTCCCAAGCAGTGGGAATAGTGTTTACTCATGGAGATATGGACTGTGGGAGACTTATAGAATCTTGAAGCTGTTATATTTAGGATTCCTAGATGAAATTTGTTTGACAGTGTATTTGTGGCCATTGCAGGTCCGATTTTCCTCAACTCGGAAGCAGCTGGGGAAGCAAAAACACCCCTGTTAAAGCATCTTCTGGGGTGGCATTAAACCGTCAGAAGTCTGCAAGTGGAAGGCTGGTGGAGCATCCATCTATTTCTAATGCTTCTGCTAACTCATCTCTGAAGGGAAAGAAGGATTCCTCAACAAAATATTCAGGTATGTAATCTACATGTGGGTTGATTTGCTCAAGGCTAATCACTTTAATATTGAAGAACTTCGTTGATCATGTTATTGCAGAAGCTATGGATTTCAGAGAATGGTGTGAAAGTGAGTGTGCCAGGCTTATTGGAACAAGAGGTACTTGCATGAGTCTAGCTGCTTGTTTCGTTTGATTTGGTTGTATGTTAATCTTGGATAATTGGTGCTTGTTCTAAATCTGGGGTATAATCAATACTTAACACACATGAAAACGGCTACAAACCATATAGCAGTTTTCCCACGCCTAGAGTCTTTTTTGGAAACTTGGATCTAATCTGTTCATTTCTCTCTCTTAACAGAGGTACATATGGTCAAGGAAACCTATAGTTTAATCTTTTCTGCCTGCTGTTGTGTCAAAATACAGTACCCCATCCAGTGGACGTAGAATTTTTATAAGGCAGCACAATATCCCCTGAATCATCTGAGTCTTGATGTGTTATATGGGTTGGGAGACAATTGTAGCATTAGAAACTTGTGGGAATTTTCCTTAAAAGTAGATGCCAATGATAATTACTGTAACTTTGGTTGCTGTGGTATCTATTATATTTAGAGGATCCTGGAGTGCTTATTGCATATCAAATTAATGCAGCCGTGCCAGTATATGTCATTCAGAAAATGCTCTAATttcttctatatatatataaatggaTATTACTTTGACaccttttccctttcttctagATACAAATTTTCTAGAATATTGTGTGAAGCAATCTAGATCGGAAGCTGAAATACTTCTGATAGAGAACCTTGGTTCCTTCGATCCTGCCCATGAATTCATTGACAAATTCCTCAACTACAAAGATCTTTTATCTGGTGAAGTCCTTGAAATTGCTTTCCAAAGTCAGAATGATCGAAGGGTCACTGGCTCAGGTTCTGGACAGATGATTTCTGATGATGGTGGTTTTAGGGGAATGGACCAGAGCAATGCAACTGCTTCCGATGCTTCCACAAAAGGGGGAGGAAAGAAGAAGgctaaaaaaggaaagaaggtaAGCCCTTCGGTGTTGGGATTTAATGTGGTTAGCAACAGGATCATGATGGGAGAGATTCAGAGCGTTGAAGATTGAGTAAAAACTTTGGGCCTTTTGTACATACATTACCTTGAGGTCTTTTGTAAATGTTTTTCTTTTAGGTTTTTTGTTCACTATAGAGCTGCAGCAGTGCTAGGTATCTGCTCGAGCAATTTTGTGAGGGATTGTTAACAGGAGTACTAGTTACTCAGCTATAGATTTAGCGTGGCTTACCCGTCAAAAGAGGTGGCCTTCTTTGTATCACTTCTGAAGGGCCTTTTAGCTGCTATTTATTTTCACGTGTTTTGTACAACCGTCCTTTCTAATCAACCTTCCATTATTTTTAAGAAACAAGTGCAATTACGTCCCCCATCTTTCTATACTATCAAGTGTTTCTTTCCCCGTAGGGTGAGGCTCCACGGCCCCAAGAATGGCAACAAGGAGATTGGATGTAGGCGCAGGGCGTGTGCTTGTGcgtgttcaaaatttttttttttggtggtgtTGGGACTTGGGGGTGGGGTTGGTGAAGACAGCTAAAAAACTTTTTGAGTTTATGGATCCTCTGTGCTATAATTTTTAACGAATTGAACTTTTTGCAGATGCGTATTGGATTCGTTcaagtttaaaaaaatattcgaAATTGTTTGTAAACTATTAGAATAGCTCatgtacacatatataattatatgaataaaaataaaaataaaaataaatacatttaatattattaaatatataatatattatattaaaaaaattaaattacacATAAATTagcattatttttttaaaaaaatcaataaatacaGTTAAGTTTATTCTAAAGAATATAttgtttattaaaaaaataattaaatcattttcaaaatcaaattcaaggttgaattcaaatatttttacaaataaaTGAATTGAATTCGAACAATATTTGTAATTCGTTAATATTCGAGTGGAACTTGAATCACGTTCATATAATACATTAATAGAGTCTAAACACCAAGTATTTGGCTCGATTTGACTCGATAAAAGCTATActctattttctctctctctctctcttcccttttttcaCCTGGGGTTGGTCAAGACACCTAAACTACTAAGTTCGTTGATCCTCTGTTGAGTATGACCTAATTCTGTAAAACTTGCTAGTTTGCAGAAATATGTTTTGATTCTATCTGATAATCTTCATTGATTTGTCAAACATTTGGTTTCCCTAAACTGATGCTGCCTTTTCTGGTTTCAGTCATTCCTTTCAGCGGTCGTTTACCACATCATAACACCTGCTGTAATAACCTTCATCTATCCAATGAAACTACACTAACGTCCATCAAGATAATAACTGCAGATTACTGAATCTTTGTCCTAGCTATCTTCTAAAAGAACCAGAGAAAATTGGGCCTGGTTGAAGAAAATGCGAAGTACAGCAAAAGAGGACGCAGCACCAAGTTACCATATACAGAAGAAAGGTACGAGTCGCGGTCAAAAGCTAGCCTTACTCACATTCAATGAAGAATCATTGCAAGTTGCTGCAGTCATTGCAGCTATTTCTTGAATCTTTTGGCATCGAAGAgcaaattgtctaaaaaatgTCAAGTTTTCACAGAGAGATGATACCAGATGCAATGAAAGTAGCTGGGAAGATCCAAGCTCATGCTTGCTTGAGTTGGAGTCTGCAGTTGTTCAAGTACAAATACcgctcccaaaaaaaaaggcacaAATCCCAGGCATAGAGGCAGCATCATGAACAATTGATATTTAAACTTGCTATCAAATTGAGTAAAGttaaaatgtcatcaataaatTTGCAGAtgactactactactactacaaaATCTTTTACACTTCAACGTATAAATAATCTTAAATGTTGGCCGGTACAAGCAATTAAGCGACCAGATGATCATGCAGTGCACTGTTAATAATCCTCATGCTCTGTCGGTGCTGACTTTTTCTCCTCCCGGTTGGGTTGCTAGCTTACTCTCTGTGGATGCCCTAAAGGAGAAATGAGTTAAAACACGTTaatggaaaaaataatttttttacctATTTTAGCTTAAGTAGTTCTATACAAGTAATTGTGCAAGCTAGGTGTCACAAACTTACAATGATACTTTCCTACTACTCCCTTGAATTGCTAAATTATGAGCTGAAATCTTCTGTGAACTACTTACCATGTGTTTTTTTTATGAAGACACCAACGAGTGTGTATCATTTAGCTAGGTTTTTTGCACTTTAGTCCCAGTCCTACTACTTAGATTGGATTCATATTCGATCTTCAAATTGCTATGGTTGCACTCATTAATCACACTTGATCTTTTTAAGAAATCAGTTTTAGTACCTCAGTTTTACTCATAACTCCAAATTATAAAACATACACATATTAGTCAGATACAACCGAGTCTAACTGAAGTCCTTAGTTTGATATCAGAAACAGAGAAGATTCAATAATTAGAAACCAAAACGCGCAGACAAAGAtgccaaaaaagaaataaaacaagatCCAAGGATTGTAGAATGAGAATACGAGAATGACCCTTTTTATTTAGGTTTGAGAGGGTAAGGCGACAACCACTGAGTAAAACTTTGGCCAAAAACTATCATTTAGCTATCgtcatagaaaacaattaaagAATTCATCTCGCCTGCAGTCAGAAGCCAGAAAATATGGGAATTCACCTACGGATTAAGATTTTCGTGTAAAGAAACAAATGAACGTGTCAAGTGTCAACGTTGACAACCATATAACTCAGAGATCAAgcaaatccagtatccaaattCTATAGCATAATGGCCATCTATGAGATATTCTGCCCTTAGCTTATCTAACAGAGGCCAATTTCCATATTCTAGCAGAAGAATTAACTTTCTGACTCTAAATCTTGCAAGTTGCAACGTCAACACAAGGAAGTTCTATACAACGCACAGAAAGCATGAACACAGGTCTGGAAGACATCGAAGGATGAAAATAGCTTAGACTTTCCACAGAAATTAGTTTGGCCCAGAATGTTGAACCAGCCACTCCTTGTCTTCTTTGCATTAAACTAATAATGGTATATCCAGCAATACCAGAGCAAATCAAAACTCTCAaaaagattttctttttcttgtacttgtagcACAGACCTGAGAAAAGGGTTGTCGCtaatcaaaagaaagaaaggaatgtAAAATGTGCATCTACCTCTCTATAGAGTTGTGAGAAGACGGTTCAAGTTGATGTATAAGCGTGGAGCGCACCAAGGACATCTTGGCAATCTCGGAAATGGCAGCGTGTCGGACCCTGGGGACTTCACTAATCAGATCCTCGTATGCTGCCTCAAAAGCCTCTCGCCAGAAAATAGGCAACTTCACAGTCTTGCTCTGAGTATACACATCCCACAAACGCCTCACCATCTTCTCCCTCTCCTCCACTTCCTGGAATAGAAGCCCCGTTGTCAGGCATTAATAGGAACCCAAACATCCCTAACAGTTTTACTAAAAGAGCATGTATGCATTATGATAGTATTGGTAACATATTTATAAGTTGCTTGATCTTTAAACATAAACTGCCTCTAACAGTTTCAATCAAAAGCAAGGCAGCCTAAGTTAAGCTGTTTGATTGAGTATTACAAATCAATTTTCAAGGAAGTAGCAGTAGCAAAGATAATTTTGCTAGTAAGTTGGTTAAAGGCTGACCGCAAGATTGCATCAACAACAGGACTAAATTGTCATACACCAACCCACAAACACCCAAAcattgcaaaaaaaaagaaaaaaaagaaaaaaaatgaaacaattaTAAACAGAAGAAAAATGTAGTAGTACCAGAATATCGAGGTCGTGGTGAAGTGGGGAGCCAAAAAGGTCATCGGAGACATGGTTGAGGTGAACCGAAGACCATTTGAGAGTGACAGAGCCAGTGAACATGGACCAGAATGCTAGCAGAAGAATTGCAGCCAAGGCCCAGAACTTGTATCTGCTTCTACCCAAAAAGCCAACCTCAGAGGACCCCTCTTTCTTGTTCACAGCAGCATTTGTTGTTGTACTTGCTGCTGCTGATGTTGTCGTTGTCTGTGCTTCTTCGTCTTTCATATTTGACTACTATATTTTgccccacccaaaaaaaaaaaaaaaaaaaaaaaaaaacactaaccCTCCTAAAAAGTTTAAATTCAGTCAAAATTTTATTGATTCTAGTACAGGGGTGAATTGATTGTGTCGTCTGGGGTTGCTTCAGTTTCGTTTAGTTAAGAATGCAGAGGCTTACAATGTCAGACACCGACAGTCTGAGCTGAGGATTgtgggggagagagagagaaatggaATGAGTGGAGTGATCAAGTGCACTGCGAAGCATCGGATAACATGTGGGTCTTAAAAACTCCACCGACGGGGGTGGGCTCGACCAGATGAGATGGCAGTATTAAATTGGAGCAAGTGAAATGAGTCTAATACCTCATCATACGACACCAGCGATGGCGATGGAGTGGCTTGGGAGTCACAAAGGCCGCCAGGAACCCCAACCCCCGCGCCACCCCTCgctatcatttttatttttttatttaatttaattatatatatatataacattaaTAATTGCTCtgctaattattttttaaaattttttgcaaaACATTGAACGTGAAATAAAgtcattttgatcttttgaatttatttcttcatgttTGATGCCATATAAAATCTAAATTAATTGCTATTGTTTCTTTATACACAACATGCAAcatgtatcaagaaaaaagTGAACTAATTTTACAacaataaattgataaaagaaattatatcaGTTTAGCACAATAAAATATCATACTATTATTTATAtcttattatatatttatacataataataTCATAGTAATATCTATTtcatgttatatatatatatatattaaattatagGTGGGGAGCGTGGCGGGGTCCTTGTTCCCACCCAATTTAAAGTAACCGGAGAAAAATATCCCCATCTATTAATGGCGGGGAGCATTTCTATTAACGAACATGTAGTGGCTTTGGACTTACATTAATAGCGCTTGAATTCAAGTCTCGCTGTCAATTAAAACACGCTTTTGATAAGCGATTTTTAAACGCCGGTGTAAGCGTGGACTGCTGGTATCCTGACCTTGAATAAGGCAGGCCTTCTCTCCGTTTAAACCTtttctaaccaaaaaaaaaaaaactagaaaacacCAAAGAAGCAGATTGTACCGAGGACAAgacaaaaattttcatttttttcccttaaaataATTTTCTAGTACAACGTATAGCAATATATAGTTGAGATCGATAGGTAAGTAGTGTAATAccagttatatatatattatgcttttcttttttcttcttttttttttcacaacttTAAAATAGGCTTGCTTGAATCTCATATTACATACAATTATACTACACAGTGCCAACCATCAATTGCTGAGCAAACAGATCTGTGTATATTTTCAACGAATCAGACCTCACTCAGAacatttgattcatttttttgGGTAAGCCCCAACAAAGATACTATGACGGTAGAGTTACATATTTGATGGTCTGCATCTCATGGGACGCCAGCCCATGAAGCGCCCCAGCAGAGCTTGACTATTCGCTAATTCATATGCTAAGCATATACTCTTATCAACTAAGACAGTAGACTGGTTGTTTCTTGCTCCTGAATTTCACCTCACCTTGatagtcaaaatttttttagtttttttcccCCTTGAATACCACACTTCATACAAGTGAAAACTGTCCGATTAAAATGATAGTAAAAGAGTGattaataaaaatgagagtacaaataataatatttccctcttcttttgcaattaaatagaTACTAGTTTACAAAGATGCATGGATGGCAACGGCAATAAAACATTGTAATAGAGCaccatttttattttagaaaaggaaaaaacaaatgaAACCTTCCACTCGTCCAATATGCTATGATTATATATCTTGGAAGTGATTAATACCCTATAACATTTGAAGACCACATTGAACACTAGTAGTAGAAGCAAATTCATACACGTCCTGCGAGTGGAAGTGATCTATTACTCTATGGTTGTTAAGGTCGTTTAAAATTGAAAACTAACTACATCTCAGCCTCCCATGTCCGAAAACTAACTAATAACCCTTAGGTCCCATAGTCAAATACTTTCAGGAAGATATCTCGTTGTAACTCCTACAGCTAAGTCAACCGAAACAAAAACATGCGGTGAAACTAGCAAGCTCACATAACGTTGACCAAAATCCATCAACGAGCATATTCAATAAGGGCTGTCGACAGAACAGCCGTCGTGGTGAACCATAACACTAGCTTCATACTCCACATTTACAGACATTATTATCTGTAACTGGAGGAAATCAATTGAGCGGCGGCATATTTATGCTATTAAGATGATACCTAGTATAACCTGTGCAAAGTGCAGGCTCAAGATCAGAACAGGTAAACAAGCACCTGGTAATATTCGACGAAAACTCGCCATAAAGCAATCACATTAAACTATGCTACACGGAAACACAATTTCTCAAGCATCAAGTTTCAAAAATcattttggctaaattttgaAGCAGGCCAGAAAGCCTATTCCCAAAGCCATTTACACATGCAACCGTTCTTCCTCGCTGATAATTCCCCGAATTCAAGCACACTTAGAGATCACAGGCTAATGTAGACCTTAGACAGTTTCTCTTTCGACTGAGCAGAAGgcaggaaacaaaagaaagattttTGTATCAAGTACATGGTCGTGAAATTTATGCACTAAAAGCCCGTGCAAAAAAAGAAACTGGCTCAGATTTTCTGCATATTTTTAATCAGAGACAAATTTCATATGTCCAGACATATTTAAGCAGTTCATCACGGCCAGTAggcaaggagaaagaaaaaaactttaaaatcacataaaaaacagaataaaaaacaaaataaaattctaAAAGCTAAGGATGAGAAACAATTTAAACTGTACTAGAAAACTTGATAAAAACACTGAAGCAGGTAGATACACGTCTCAGAGATGTTCCAAAAGAGGAACTATGCAGACATTCAACATGGCATCAGATTCAGACCGCCCGTCTGCCTTTTTCTCATCACTGAACCAAAAAATGCTAGGACTTTATCAATCACATAAAAGGATTCACTTGACTCGCAACTTACGTAACTAATAGGGCTCAGAGCAAAATCAACAAACCAGATTAAGTGTTCTATTACTCAGAGTTCAGGTGACTAAAAAGGGGGCCACAATAAAATTTAATATAATCAAAATAACACTTTCTACCGCTAAGCTGAGAAAAGTACAGTTAAGTGCAAAATCACTACAAAAAGGTTATCTAAATCAGCGAACGAAGGGAGCATCAGATAATAAGCGGAGTTGTTTAGTCTACATCAAAATTCAGTGTGTAGGATAAGATTATTTtcatcatttgctctcccactGGATAGGTAATATtaaccaataaataaaaaaaaataaagaaaaaacttCCATCATAAATTACCCTGATGCATGCCTAAACTCTTTCAACGAAACAGTAAGTCACAGAACATAGAAAAGTTTCTTAAAATGCTCGTAAAATACAGCTTAATTCCCAACAAAAATGGCATCAGATAATAAGCGGAGTTGGGTAGTCAACACATAAAAATATTCAGTGTGTAGGATAAGAATTTAGCAATCGTCATTTGCCATTAACTAACAAATTTGCTGATTTTTTATACCAAAAAAAAGGCAAACAAGAGAAATAAAATTCGTTAAGCCTAAGAAATACAATATCGGAAGGTCCATTTGACGCCAAGGCAAATTAATGCTACTTATAAAATAGCAGCAATGCAATGGGCTGGTAAGCCATCCTAATTCCACTTTCTGCACCAGCTATATCTCCTCGTACACCTTTTAATTACTCATTAAATTTCACGAGGAGAGGGTAAACCAGATGCAATTGTAGACatacaacaacaacaacccccccccccccccccaaaaaaaacaacccaaaaaaattgaaatgaaaagaatataCAAATTGAGGGTGATACGATGATATTAGGTTCTGAAGAGGATTTATTTCCTAGTACCGAATCAAAGACGAGGTGGACGGATCAAGGATTAAATAGAGCTCCTGAAGATCGATCCTAAACATTACCCGGAGGCGCTGAACAGATGATGCTTAAATAGGACTTTGGCGCAGGCAGCGGCTAGGGTTTTTCTTCCTTCGGCAATGGTTGGTAACATGTTAGCCGCAGTAAGAGTTTTGTTTAGTATTAGCGGTAAAGGGCATCCATACGTGTGCaatttagaaataaatttttttttatgaatttattttacatagaatttttttttttggttagtgAACATGACTTTGCTCTTTTAAGATTTTTTATTTAAGACTATAATTATATTGTgtgtttatgagtaattatattAGAAAGATATTCTTTGGTAGTTACAATGAAAATAAGTTATGGTTAGGGTAAAATTTAGATCCTGTGAAGgtaaaaataaaagtttaaagAGTGACAAAAAAACATTTGCACCAAAACTCAAGGCTCCCATAGATAATTTTTTTGTGTAAATTACTTATAACCCTCTTGTAATTTACATAATGCCAGACGATTCCCTTAAATTTTCAAACTAAGCCACATAATTCTtatgattttatgtaaagtAAAAAATGGATAGAATACACAATTAGTTACGATATTTATATCAAATACACTCTAAAAACATGTAAGATAAAATCTCAATCGCCATAT
Protein-coding regions in this window:
- the LOC113715071 gene encoding uncharacterized protein isoform X1, yielding MKDEEAQTTTTSAAASTTTNAAVNKKEGSSEVGFLGRSRYKFWALAAILLLAFWSMFTGSVTLKWSSVHLNHVSDDLFGSPLHHDLDILEVEEREKMVRRLWDVYTQSKTVKLPIFWREAFEAAYEDLISEVPRVRHAAISEIAKMSLVRSTLIHQLEPSSHNSIERASTESKLATQPGGEKVSTDRA
- the LOC113715071 gene encoding uncharacterized protein isoform X2, translating into MKDEEAQTTTTSAAASTTTNAAVNKKEGSSEVGFLGRSRYKFWALAAILLLAFWSMFTGSVTLKWSSVHLNHVSDDLFGSPLHHDLDILEVEEREKMVRRLWDVYTQSKTVKLPIFWREAFEAAYEDLISEVPRVRHAAISEIAKMSLVRSTLIHQLEPSSHNSIERE